The following are encoded in a window of Mycobacterium sp. ELW1 genomic DNA:
- a CDS encoding nicotinate phosphoribosyltransferase produces the protein MTAALLTDKYELTMLAAALRDGTAERRTTFEVFARRLPDGRRYGVVAGTGRFLEALGEFIFDDDALAPLRSFLDDATLDYLRDFRFTGDVDGYAEGELYFPGSPVLSVTGTFAECVLLETLALSIFNHDTAIASAAARMVSAAAGRPLIEMGSRRTHEQAAVAAARAAYIAGFAGTSNLEANRRYGIPAMGTSAHAFTMLHTTSDGPDEKAAFRAQVDALGVGTTLLVDTYDVTAGVANAIEVAGTGLGAVRIDSGDLGVLARRVRGQLDELGATGTEIVVSGDLDEFSIAALRADPVNTYGVGTSVATGSGAPTASMVYKLVEVDGIPVQKRSSHKESHGGRKAALRLSRPTGTITEEVIHPVAAAPEVTEPSRVLTVPLARAGQPLAPADLAAARELVVRGLRSLPWEGLALSQGEPAIPTRQVPVRSR, from the coding sequence GTGACCGCCGCCCTGCTGACGGACAAGTACGAGTTGACGATGCTCGCCGCCGCGCTGCGCGACGGCACCGCCGAGCGCCGGACCACCTTCGAGGTGTTTGCCCGCCGCCTGCCGGACGGCCGCCGGTACGGCGTGGTGGCGGGCACTGGGCGGTTTCTGGAAGCGTTGGGCGAGTTCATCTTCGACGACGACGCCCTGGCTCCCCTGCGATCCTTCCTCGACGACGCGACGTTGGACTATCTGCGGGACTTCCGGTTCACCGGCGATGTCGACGGTTACGCCGAGGGCGAGCTGTACTTCCCCGGCTCGCCGGTCCTGTCGGTCACCGGCACCTTCGCCGAGTGCGTGTTGCTGGAGACGCTGGCGCTGTCGATCTTCAACCACGACACCGCAATCGCCTCGGCGGCCGCGCGGATGGTCAGCGCGGCGGCCGGTCGCCCACTGATCGAGATGGGTTCGCGCCGCACCCACGAGCAGGCGGCGGTGGCGGCGGCCCGCGCCGCCTACATCGCCGGCTTTGCCGGCACCTCCAACCTCGAGGCGAACCGCCGCTACGGCATCCCGGCGATGGGCACCAGCGCGCACGCGTTCACGATGCTGCATACAACTTCCGACGGTCCGGACGAGAAGGCCGCGTTCCGTGCGCAGGTCGACGCACTGGGTGTCGGGACGACGCTGCTGGTCGACACCTACGACGTGACGGCGGGGGTGGCCAACGCGATCGAGGTCGCCGGAACCGGCCTCGGCGCGGTGCGCATCGACTCCGGTGACCTCGGGGTGCTGGCCCGCCGGGTGCGCGGCCAGCTCGACGAGCTGGGTGCCACCGGTACCGAGATCGTGGTGTCGGGAGACCTCGACGAATTCTCGATCGCCGCGCTGCGGGCCGACCCGGTCAACACCTACGGTGTCGGGACCTCGGTGGCCACCGGCTCGGGCGCCCCGACGGCCAGCATGGTCTACAAACTCGTCGAGGTCGACGGCATCCCCGTGCAAAAACGCAGCAGCCACAAGGAGTCTCACGGCGGACGCAAGGCGGCCCTGCGGTTGTCCCGGCCGACCGGCACGATCACCGAGGAGGTCATCCACCCGGTGGCCGCCGCGCCCGAGGTGACCGAGCCGTCGCGGGTGCTGACCGTGCCGCTGGCGCGCGCCGGGCAGCCGCTGGCCCCGGCCGATCTGGCCGCCGCACGCGAGCTGGTGGTGCGCGGGCTGCGCAGCCTGCCCTGGGAGGGATTGGCGCTCTCGCAAGGCGAGCCGGCGATCCCGACCCGACAGGTGCCGGTGCGATCACGGTGA
- the clpS gene encoding ATP-dependent Clp protease adapter ClpS, which yields MGSQAAPTRPDASGAQRTESVAAVDTPWVTIVWDDPVNLMNYVTYVFQKLFGYSEPHATKLMLQVHNEGKAVVSAGSRESMEVDVSKLHAAGLWATMQQDR from the coding sequence ATGGGTTCGCAAGCAGCTCCGACTCGGCCGGACGCCAGCGGAGCGCAACGCACTGAATCCGTCGCTGCCGTCGATACCCCCTGGGTGACGATCGTGTGGGATGACCCGGTGAATCTGATGAACTATGTGACCTACGTGTTCCAGAAGCTGTTCGGCTACAGCGAACCGCACGCCACCAAGCTCATGCTGCAGGTTCACAACGAAGGCAAGGCGGTGGTCTCCGCCGGGAGCCGCGAATCCATGGAGGTCGACGTGTCCAAACTGCATGCCGCCGGGTTGTGGGCGACCATGCAGCAGGACCGCTGA
- a CDS encoding P1 family peptidase produces MNTGSITDVEGILVGHHHRLDDDASLGSGWACGTTVIVAPPGTVGAVDVRGGAPGSRETDLLDPANSVRHVDAVVLTGGSAYGLAAADGVMTWLEEQGRGVAMDGGVVPIVPAAVIFDLPVGGWACRPTAEFGYAAASSAGAEVSVGTVGAGVGARAAVLKGGVGTASITLESGVTVGAIVVVNSAGNVVDPATGLPWMSHLVAEFGLAAPPAEQIAALTALDKESSPLNTTIAVVATDAALSPAGCRRFAVAAQDGLAHTIRPAHTPLDGDTVFALATGAVELQPDPDTPASMVPETKALAAIGAAGADCLARAVLVAVLAAQSAAGVPTYRDVVPGAFGVGA; encoded by the coding sequence ATGAACACCGGGTCGATCACCGACGTCGAGGGCATTCTGGTCGGTCACCACCACCGCCTGGACGACGATGCGAGCCTCGGCTCCGGCTGGGCCTGCGGCACCACCGTGATCGTTGCGCCACCCGGCACGGTCGGCGCTGTCGACGTTCGCGGCGGCGCGCCCGGCAGCCGCGAGACCGACCTGCTCGACCCGGCCAACAGCGTCCGCCATGTCGATGCCGTCGTGCTGACCGGCGGCAGTGCGTACGGACTGGCCGCCGCCGATGGCGTGATGACCTGGCTGGAGGAGCAAGGGCGCGGAGTCGCGATGGACGGCGGCGTCGTCCCGATCGTTCCGGCCGCGGTGATCTTCGATCTCCCGGTCGGCGGCTGGGCGTGCAGGCCCACCGCCGAGTTCGGCTATGCGGCGGCGAGCTCGGCCGGTGCGGAGGTTTCGGTGGGCACTGTGGGTGCCGGTGTCGGTGCCCGTGCCGCGGTGCTCAAGGGTGGCGTCGGCACTGCGTCGATCACCCTCGAATCCGGGGTGACCGTCGGGGCGATCGTCGTCGTCAACAGTGCGGGCAATGTCGTCGACCCGGCCACCGGGCTGCCGTGGATGAGCCACCTCGTCGCGGAGTTCGGGCTGGCCGCGCCGCCCGCCGAGCAGATCGCCGCGCTCACCGCGCTCGACAAGGAGTCCAGCCCGCTCAACACCACCATCGCCGTCGTCGCCACCGACGCGGCGCTGTCGCCGGCCGGCTGCCGCCGCTTCGCGGTCGCCGCCCAGGACGGCCTGGCGCACACCATCCGCCCGGCGCACACCCCTCTGGACGGTGACACCGTCTTCGCGCTGGCCACCGGCGCGGTCGAGCTGCAGCCCGATCCCGATACGCCGGCGTCGATGGTGCCGGAGACCAAGGCGCTCGCGGCGATCGGCGCGGCCGGGGCCGATTGTCTGGCACGGGCCGTGCTGGTCGCGGTGCTGGCAGCACAGTCGGCGGCCGGCGTGCCGACCTACCGCGACGTGGTGCCGGGAGCATTCGGCGTCGGTGCCTGA
- a CDS encoding rhomboid family intramembrane serine protease, translating to MNQPLGYPATPPQPRKPAAWKVGGATILSFVALLYVIEIVDQLSGHSLDRNGIRPLESDGLWGIVFSPLLHANWQHLAANTVPALVLGFLVTLTGMARFVWATAIIWIVGGFGTWLIGNVGCGLETNHIGASGLIFGWLTFLLVFGFFTRHVWWIVTGIVVLFVYGGVLWGALPELTTCGGVSWQGHLCGAIAGVLAAYWLSGPERKARERKKAGQFPGLTS from the coding sequence ATGAACCAGCCGTTGGGTTACCCGGCGACTCCGCCGCAGCCCAGGAAGCCCGCGGCGTGGAAGGTCGGCGGCGCCACCATCCTGTCGTTCGTCGCGCTGCTCTACGTGATCGAGATCGTCGATCAGCTCTCGGGGCATTCGCTGGACCGCAACGGCATCCGGCCACTGGAATCCGACGGCCTGTGGGGCATCGTCTTCTCGCCACTGCTGCACGCCAACTGGCAGCACCTGGCCGCCAACACGGTGCCCGCCCTGGTGCTCGGCTTCCTGGTGACACTGACCGGCATGGCCCGATTCGTCTGGGCCACCGCGATCATCTGGATCGTCGGCGGATTCGGCACCTGGCTGATCGGAAACGTCGGCTGCGGGCTGGAGACCAACCACATCGGCGCCTCCGGGCTGATCTTCGGCTGGCTGACCTTCCTGCTGGTCTTCGGCTTCTTCACCCGGCACGTCTGGTGGATCGTCACCGGGATCGTGGTGCTGTTCGTCTACGGCGGCGTGCTGTGGGGGGCGCTGCCCGAATTGACCACCTGCGGCGGGGTCTCCTGGCAGGGCCACCTGTGCGGGGCGATCGCCGGGGTGCTGGCCGCATACTGGCTCTCCGGTCCGGAACGCAAAGCGCGGGAACGCAAGAAGGCCGGCCAATTTCCCGGCCTGACGTCATGA
- the murI gene encoding glutamate racemase, with translation MSDRFAPVGIFDSGVGGLTVARSIIDQLPDEDIIYVGDTGNGPYGPLTIPEVRAHALAIGDDLVERGVKALVIACNTASSACLRDARERYDVPVVEVILPAVRRAVATTRTGRIGVIGTQATIASGAYQDAFAAARDVDVAAVACPRFVDFVERGVTSGRQVLNLAEGYLEPLQRAQVDTLVLGCTHYPLLSGLIQLAMGDSVTLVSSAEETAKDLLKVLTERDLLRPHEAPAATRLFEATGDPEAFTALAARFLGPAITGVHPVHRHVSATT, from the coding sequence ATGAGCGACCGCTTCGCGCCGGTCGGCATCTTCGATTCGGGCGTGGGCGGGCTGACCGTCGCCCGCTCGATCATCGATCAGCTGCCCGACGAGGACATCATCTATGTCGGCGACACCGGCAACGGTCCCTACGGCCCGCTGACCATTCCGGAGGTTCGGGCGCACGCACTGGCGATCGGCGACGACCTCGTCGAGCGCGGCGTCAAAGCCCTCGTCATCGCCTGCAACACCGCGTCGTCGGCCTGCCTCCGCGATGCGCGGGAACGCTACGACGTGCCCGTCGTCGAGGTGATTCTGCCCGCGGTGCGGCGCGCGGTGGCCACCACTCGCACGGGACGTATCGGGGTCATCGGCACCCAGGCGACGATCGCGTCGGGGGCCTACCAGGACGCGTTCGCGGCGGCGCGCGACGTCGATGTCGCGGCGGTGGCGTGCCCGCGGTTCGTCGACTTCGTCGAGCGCGGCGTCACCAGCGGCCGCCAGGTTCTCAACCTGGCCGAGGGTTATCTGGAGCCGCTCCAGCGCGCGCAGGTCGACACCTTGGTGCTGGGCTGCACGCACTACCCGTTGCTGTCCGGGCTGATCCAGCTGGCGATGGGGGATTCGGTCACGCTGGTCTCCAGTGCCGAGGAGACGGCCAAAGACTTGCTGAAAGTTCTGACCGAGCGCGATCTGCTGCGCCCGCACGAGGCGCCGGCGGCGACCCGGCTTTTCGAGGCGACGGGTGACCCCGAGGCGTTCACGGCTCTGGCGGCGCGCTTTCTGGGGCCGGCGATCACCGGCGTCCATCCCGTTCACCGTCACGTCTCGGCGACAACGTGA
- a CDS encoding cyclic nucleotide-degrading phosphodiesterase gives MAVRITVLGCSGSVVGPDSPASGYLLTAPDTPPLVLDFGGGVLGALQRYADPNEVHVLLSHLHADHCLDLPGLFVWRRYHPSPARGRGIMYGPSDTWTRLAAASSPLGGELDDFSDIFDIRHWQDNEPVQFGALTVLPRLVTHPTESFGMRFTDPSGATLVYSGDTGVCESLVELARGADVFLCEASWTHAPDRPPHLHLSGTEAGRMAKRAGVGELLLTHIPPWTSREDVISEAKAEFDGPVHAVVCGEAIEVRRH, from the coding sequence GTGGCTGTGCGAATCACCGTCCTCGGTTGCTCCGGCAGTGTTGTCGGGCCTGATTCGCCGGCGTCCGGCTATCTGCTGACGGCACCGGACACACCGCCGCTCGTCCTCGATTTCGGTGGTGGGGTGCTCGGCGCGCTGCAGCGCTACGCCGATCCCAACGAGGTGCACGTTCTGCTGTCGCACCTGCATGCCGACCACTGCCTGGATCTGCCCGGCCTGTTCGTGTGGCGGCGCTACCACCCGAGCCCGGCCCGGGGCCGCGGCATCATGTACGGCCCCAGCGACACCTGGACGCGGCTGGCGGCGGCGTCGTCGCCGCTCGGGGGCGAACTCGACGACTTCTCCGACATCTTCGACATCCGCCATTGGCAGGACAATGAGCCCGTGCAATTCGGCGCCCTGACCGTCCTGCCGCGGCTGGTCACTCATCCGACCGAGTCGTTCGGTATGCGCTTCACCGATCCGTCCGGCGCCACCCTCGTCTACAGCGGCGACACCGGCGTGTGCGAATCGCTCGTCGAATTGGCAAGGGGTGCAGACGTTTTCCTGTGTGAGGCATCGTGGACGCACGCACCGGATCGGCCGCCGCACCTCCATCTGTCGGGTACCGAGGCGGGCCGGATGGCCAAGCGGGCCGGCGTCGGGGAACTGCTGCTCACCCACATCCCGCCGTGGACGTCGCGTGAGGACGTGATCTCCGAGGCCAAGGCGGAGTTCGACGGACCGGTGCACGCCGTGGTGTGCGGGGAGGCCATCGAGGTCCGTCGGCACTGA
- the rph gene encoding ribonuclease PH: MSRRQDGRLDDELRPVTITRGFTSHPAGSVLVAFGETRVMCTASVTEGVPRWRKGSGLGWLTAEYAMLPGATHTRSDRESVKGRVGGRTQEISRLVGRSLRACIDLAALGENTIAIDCDVLQADGGTRTAAITGAYVALSDAVTYLAAGGKLSDPRPLSCAIAAVSVGVVDGRVRVDLPYEEDSRAEVDMNIVATDTGTLVEVQGTGEGATFPRSTLDKMLDAALGACETLFAVQREALALPYPGVLPEGAPSKKAFGS; the protein is encoded by the coding sequence GTGTCCCGACGACAAGACGGCAGGCTTGACGACGAGCTGCGCCCGGTAACCATCACCCGTGGCTTCACCTCCCATCCGGCCGGCTCGGTGCTCGTCGCCTTCGGCGAGACCCGGGTCATGTGCACCGCCAGCGTCACCGAGGGGGTGCCGCGCTGGCGCAAGGGCTCCGGGCTGGGCTGGCTGACCGCGGAGTACGCGATGTTGCCCGGAGCCACCCACACCCGCTCGGATCGTGAATCGGTGAAGGGGCGCGTGGGCGGACGCACCCAGGAGATCAGCCGGCTGGTCGGGCGCTCGCTGCGGGCGTGCATCGATCTGGCCGCGCTCGGTGAGAACACCATCGCCATCGACTGCGACGTGTTGCAGGCCGACGGCGGAACCCGCACCGCGGCGATCACCGGCGCCTACGTCGCGCTCTCCGATGCCGTCACGTATCTGGCGGCGGGCGGCAAATTGTCCGATCCGCGTCCACTGTCGTGTGCGATCGCGGCGGTCAGCGTCGGGGTGGTCGACGGCCGCGTTCGCGTCGACCTTCCCTACGAGGAGGACTCGCGCGCCGAGGTCGACATGAACATCGTCGCCACCGACACCGGAACTCTGGTCGAGGTCCAGGGCACCGGGGAAGGCGCGACGTTCCCGCGCTCGACGCTGGACAAGATGCTCGACGCCGCCCTCGGCGCATGCGAGACCCTGTTCGCCGTGCAGCGCGAAGCCCTGGCCCTGCCGTATCCCGGTGTGCTGCCCGAAGGTGCGCCGTCGAAGAAGGCGTTCGGGAGCTGA
- the rdgB gene encoding RdgB/HAM1 family non-canonical purine NTP pyrophosphatase — translation MRRRRRRSGAELSRLLVASRNAKKLAELRRVLDAAGLAGLTLVSLDDVPPFDEAPETGATFEENALAKARDGYSATGLPTVADDSGLTVAALNGMPGVLSARWAGTHGEDAANNALLLAQLRDVPDERRSAAFVSACALVYGPGDADSAVVRGEWNGAIAREPRGAGGFGYDPLFIPEGESRSAAELSPAEKDAASHRGRALALLIPALSALLR, via the coding sequence GTGCGCCGTCGAAGAAGGCGTTCGGGAGCTGAGCTGAGCCGCCTACTCGTCGCCAGCCGCAATGCCAAGAAGCTGGCCGAATTGCGCCGGGTCCTCGACGCCGCCGGGCTGGCCGGGCTGACCCTGGTATCGCTCGACGACGTGCCGCCCTTCGACGAGGCGCCCGAAACCGGCGCCACCTTCGAGGAGAACGCGCTGGCGAAGGCTCGGGACGGATACTCCGCGACCGGGCTGCCCACCGTCGCCGACGACTCGGGGCTGACGGTCGCCGCCCTCAACGGGATGCCGGGTGTGCTCTCGGCGCGATGGGCCGGAACACATGGTGAGGACGCCGCCAACAACGCACTGCTCCTGGCCCAGCTGCGGGACGTGCCCGACGAGCGGCGATCGGCGGCGTTCGTGTCGGCGTGCGCACTGGTCTACGGCCCCGGCGACGCCGACAGCGCGGTGGTGCGCGGCGAGTGGAACGGGGCGATCGCCCGGGAGCCGCGCGGTGCCGGCGGCTTCGGCTACGACCCGCTGTTCATTCCCGAGGGGGAGAGCCGCAGCGCGGCCGAGCTCAGCCCGGCGGAGAAGGACGCGGCGTCGCATCGCGGCCGGGCGCTGGCGCTGCTGATCCCGGCCCTGAGTGCGCTGCTCAGATGA
- a CDS encoding DUF3817 domain-containing protein: MTAPESPEAHTPTGVPSETIRKALLGYRVLAWTTGLWLIALCYEMVLKYIVKVDDPPTWIGVVHGWVYFIYLLFTANLAVKVRWPIAKTIGVLLAGTIPLLGIIVEQVQTRELKTRFNL, encoded by the coding sequence ATGACCGCACCCGAGTCGCCCGAAGCCCACACCCCCACGGGCGTCCCGAGCGAGACGATCCGCAAAGCCCTGCTCGGGTACCGCGTCCTGGCCTGGACGACGGGCCTGTGGCTGATCGCGCTCTGCTACGAGATGGTGCTGAAATACATCGTGAAGGTCGACGACCCGCCCACCTGGATCGGTGTGGTGCACGGCTGGGTCTACTTCATCTATCTGCTGTTCACCGCCAACCTCGCGGTGAAGGTGCGCTGGCCGATCGCCAAGACCATCGGGGTGCTGCTGGCCGGCACCATCCCGCTGCTCGGGATCATCGTCGAGCAGGTGCAGACCCGGGAGCTGAAGACCCGCTTCAACCTTTGA
- a CDS encoding LAGLIDADG family homing endonuclease: MHDFSGLPADIYCYLLGVYLGDGCISKGPRTWVLRITCDTRYPGIIDSCCKAIDTLMPGQHAGVWTRPSGTCADVYLGSNHWPCLLPQHGPGKKHTRPIRLEPWQQDLVGQAPQDFVRGLIHSDGCRVVANDRGVTSIRYHFTNHSEDILGLFTDALDRLDIPWTRSTKYVVSIYRKAATARLDEFIGPKC; encoded by the coding sequence GTGCACGATTTCAGCGGCCTGCCAGCCGACATCTACTGCTACCTCCTCGGTGTCTATCTCGGAGACGGTTGCATCTCGAAGGGCCCCCGCACTTGGGTGCTCAGGATCACCTGCGACACGCGGTATCCCGGCATCATCGACAGTTGTTGCAAAGCGATCGACACGCTGATGCCAGGGCAACACGCAGGCGTGTGGACGCGGCCGAGCGGAACATGCGCAGATGTCTACCTCGGCTCGAACCACTGGCCGTGCCTTCTTCCGCAGCACGGACCCGGAAAGAAGCACACCAGGCCGATCCGACTCGAACCTTGGCAGCAAGACCTCGTCGGTCAAGCGCCCCAAGACTTCGTCCGCGGCCTGATCCACAGCGACGGCTGCCGTGTCGTCGCCAACGATCGCGGCGTCACGAGCATTCGATATCACTTCACCAATCACTCAGAGGACATCCTGGGCTTGTTCACCGACGCACTCGACCGCCTCGACATTCCGTGGACGCGGTCAACCAAGTACGTCGTCTCGATCTATCGCAAGGCAGCGACCGCCCGCCTCGACGAATTCATCGGCCCCAAGTGTTGA
- a CDS encoding CocE/NonD family hydrolase encodes MRDGTVLRADVYRPDSAGPVPVILMRTQYGKSGAQVQPSRYQTPDWFASHCYLVAIQDVRGQGSSGGTFSEFTHDRDDGYDSVEWAAALPGSNGKVGMYGSSYVGATQWLAATTAPPHLVTIVPANTASDYYDGWMYEGGEFRLAFVQPWAIGLATTAAENRRDAATAAALKATAADSTRWLNFLPYRALPPLQPANPAVAPWYFDWITHSTRDDFWRQWSIRDRYPSVRVPVLDVEGWYDAFLAGGIENFTGMVKSAATAEARTNQRLVIGPWDHIDWGRPGSEPAPLLKDIGPVGATPINELMLRWYDHYLKGMNNGVNGTSGDGPRVDYFLMGANRWKSAPGWPLPQTRWTRYFLSGDGQMDSRTGTLTTTATAVGQTPDRYVYDPTDPAPSVGGHSCCGARSGPQGPYDQTPVEQRSDVLVYTSDPLAADTEVTGPVTVDLWASSSAVDTDFTAKLIVVKPDGDAINLNNGIVRTAFRDSLSDPHPGVANQPYEYHIAIWPTSYEFGAGDRIRVEISSSDYPQFAPNPNTGEPFGRSVATQQATQTVLHDAAHPSAVVIPVIPGGDSGSDRFPIG; translated from the coding sequence ATGCGCGACGGAACCGTGCTGCGCGCCGACGTGTACCGGCCGGACAGCGCCGGCCCGGTTCCGGTGATCCTGATGCGCACCCAGTACGGGAAGTCCGGCGCCCAGGTCCAGCCGTCGCGCTACCAGACGCCCGACTGGTTCGCGTCGCACTGCTATCTCGTTGCCATCCAAGATGTTCGGGGGCAGGGCAGCTCCGGGGGCACCTTCAGCGAGTTCACCCACGATCGCGACGACGGCTATGACTCGGTGGAGTGGGCGGCCGCGCTGCCAGGCTCGAACGGCAAGGTGGGCATGTACGGCTCGTCGTATGTCGGCGCGACCCAATGGCTGGCCGCCACGACAGCGCCCCCACACCTGGTCACCATCGTTCCGGCGAACACGGCCTCGGACTACTACGACGGCTGGATGTACGAGGGTGGCGAGTTCCGGTTGGCGTTCGTGCAGCCCTGGGCGATCGGTTTGGCCACCACCGCGGCCGAGAACCGGCGCGACGCCGCGACTGCCGCCGCACTCAAGGCCACCGCGGCGGACTCGACCCGCTGGCTCAACTTCCTCCCCTACCGCGCGCTTCCGCCACTGCAGCCCGCGAATCCTGCTGTGGCGCCGTGGTATTTCGACTGGATCACACATTCGACTCGGGATGACTTCTGGCGGCAATGGAGCATCCGCGACCGCTATCCGTCGGTTCGGGTGCCGGTTCTCGACGTCGAGGGGTGGTACGACGCATTCCTCGCGGGCGGCATCGAGAACTTCACCGGGATGGTGAAGTCGGCGGCCACGGCCGAAGCCCGGACGAACCAGCGGCTCGTCATCGGCCCCTGGGACCACATCGACTGGGGCCGACCGGGTTCGGAACCGGCGCCGCTGCTCAAGGACATCGGCCCCGTCGGCGCTACTCCGATCAACGAGCTGATGCTGCGGTGGTACGACCACTACCTCAAGGGTATGAACAATGGTGTCAACGGGACCTCCGGCGACGGCCCGCGGGTGGACTACTTCCTGATGGGCGCCAATCGCTGGAAGTCGGCGCCGGGCTGGCCCCTGCCCCAGACCCGGTGGACACGCTATTTCCTGTCCGGCGACGGCCAGATGGATTCGCGCACCGGCACATTGACCACGACAGCAACGGCTGTCGGCCAGACACCGGACCGCTACGTCTACGACCCGACCGATCCGGCGCCCAGCGTCGGCGGGCATTCCTGTTGCGGTGCCCGGTCGGGACCGCAGGGGCCGTACGACCAGACACCGGTCGAACAGCGCTCTGATGTGTTGGTCTACACCAGCGATCCGCTAGCAGCCGATACCGAGGTGACCGGACCGGTGACGGTCGACCTGTGGGCGTCGTCGTCGGCCGTCGACACCGACTTCACGGCCAAGCTGATCGTGGTCAAGCCCGACGGAGATGCGATCAACCTCAACAACGGGATCGTGCGGACGGCATTCCGCGACTCGTTGTCCGACCCGCACCCCGGAGTGGCGAACCAGCCCTACGAGTACCACATCGCGATCTGGCCGACCAGCTATGAGTTCGGTGCCGGCGACCGGATCCGAGTGGAGATCTCCAGCAGCGACTACCCCCAGTTCGCTCCGAACCCGAATACCGGTGAGCCGTTCGGGCGGAGCGTCGCAACGCAGCAGGCAACGCAGACCGTCCTGCACGACGCCGCTCATCCATCGGCGGTCGTCATCCCGGTGATCCCGGGTGGCGATTCAGGGTCGGACCGCTTCCCGATCGGTTGA